In the Methanosphaera stadtmanae DSM 3091 genome, TTGCTATTTCACCACGGTTTGCTATTAATACTTTGTCGAACATTTTTATTAGTATCCCCTTTGATATGTTTCTTTAAAATGTAAATTATTCATAATCTTACATTATATTATTTTCTATATATACTATCTATTTATTTATTAATATACACTTTACTAAATATAATGTATCTATTAAAAATTCAGTAATTTTTATTTTTAGATTTATTAAATCCTCTTTTTCAAATATCTAAATTTATATTAGTTATTCTATTTTTAATTTAATTTGCTTTTTTATGTTTTAGAAGTTTTTTAGAAGGTATTTTTTTCTATTTTATATATAAATATTTTATATCTAGTTTAAAATACTATATTTTAATGTTTTTTTTTAATATTGTATTTATAAAAAAAGTTTTTCTCTTTGTTTTATTATTTTAAATAATAGGATAATGAACAATCTATAATAACTACTTTTTATGTATATAATTATTAATGAATTTAATTATTTTTTTAGAAAAAAAAAGTTACTGTTTATATAATTAAATTTACTTATTTTAGTGATTAAGATGATAAGAAAAAAGATACTTAAAAATATTGAAAATGAATATATAACAGAATCAGATTTATTAAAAAAATTAGATATTACCCATGAAAAATTAAAACACATCTCTAGATTTAAAAGAAGCAGGTTATTTAATTAAAATTGATGCTGAAAAAGGTTATAAATTAGAAAGTATACCTGATATTCTTGAACCATTTGAAATTAGTAGAGGATTAGATACAAACTATATAGGTCACAGTATTCATTTATACAAAGAACTAGAATCTACAAATACCACTGCTAAAAAATTCGTTGAACAAGATGCAAAAGAAGGAACTATAATCATAGCAGAAAGTCAAACAGCAGGAAGAACAAGAAAACATGATGGATGGGTATCACCAGAAGGTGGTATTTACATGACCATGATACTAAGACCTGAAGTATCACTAAAAGAAGCTTCAAAACTCACAATAGTAACAGGTGTTGCAATAGCAAAAACCTTACATGATGTATTTGATATTGATGTAGGTATTAAATGGCCTAATGACTTACTAATTGGAAATAAAAAGATTTGTGGAATATTAACAGAAGCTGTAACAGATTATGATGAAATCAAAGCAGTACTTGTAGGTATAGGAGTAGATGTTAACTTTGATGAAGATAAACTTCCAGATAAACTAAAAGACGTTGCAACATCTGTTAAAGCAGAACTTGATACGGAATATAATAGGGCAGAAATAATAAAAGAATTCTTTAAAGTATTTGAAGAATTATATGAACAATATAAAAAACATGACTTCAAATATATTGTATCTGAGTGGAGAAGATTATCTACAACAACAGGTAATCGTGTGAAAGTATACACTGGACGAAAAGTAATTTATGCTGATGCAGTGGGTATTACAAATGAGGGTGCATTGATTATTGAACATGAAGATGGAAAATTAGAAAAAGTAATTTCT is a window encoding:
- a CDS encoding biotin--[acetyl-CoA-carboxylase] ligase — its product is MHLYKELESTNTTAKKFVEQDAKEGTIIIAESQTAGRTRKHDGWVSPEGGIYMTMILRPEVSLKEASKLTIVTGVAIAKTLHDVFDIDVGIKWPNDLLIGNKKICGILTEAVTDYDEIKAVLVGIGVDVNFDEDKLPDKLKDVATSVKAELDTEYNRAEIIKEFFKVFEELYEQYKKHDFKYIVSEWRRLSTTTGNRVKVYTGRKVIYADAVGITNEGALIIEHEDGKLEKVISGEIEIIDDE